One part of the Cyclobacteriaceae bacterium genome encodes these proteins:
- a CDS encoding SusC/RagA family TonB-linked outer membrane protein, which yields MNNFYLFIRSCFMAILLVGSFSSYAQQRVTGRVTSSDDNSPIPGVNVLEKGTSNGTATDANGNYSLNVSANATLVFSFVGYASSEVAVGGRSQVDVSLTSDVMSLSEVVVIGYGSQEKKEINSAVASISPKEFNRGNVTTPTQLLQGKVAGLSVVRPGGDPNQSQTLRLRGVTTFGASSEPLIVLDGVVGVSLDNVDPNDVASIDVLKDGSAAAIYGARASGGVILITTKSGKGGRGTYTNIDYNGFVSIDNIANNITVLSPEEFVARGGQDFGSRTNWLNELTQTGVSYTNNVNITGASGGTTYSASVNYRNNQGIVKGVDFQRWNTRLNFGQEALDGKLRFNVNLAYNDRKQESINMAAFRYAVIYNPTAPIFDNENSAADGGYFQQNLFDFYNPVALSKQQQFVGERTNSLTNYRIDYDIIENLTASINYSRNRETGIDGAFYSIYDWLEGFGTRGSARRSVFDNKNDLFEITAKYNRKFGNDLNAEFLGGWASQKRSYEGFNQRVNRFLYDFQSFRNLAWGSTRDGVNTQADGYYSEDVLLSGFGRVNLNYKGSYFFSASLRSESWSGFGSQEKTGLFPAASGGVTISDLVDLGPVSNLKARISYGKTGSLPPFSDLALPVLVPGGIVDLDGNPLTTNDRFVTARQARDPNPTLKWEEKTEINYGIDFGFFGNRLTGSVEYYTRSIDDLLFEVDIPQGAPNPFDASQPANVVGRAWANIGKIKSSGFEFSVSYNELNIGPVKWTPNLNFTLYTRPTIEQFSVGDLGFSEIRLSTPGSPGQNNNPIVWNRPGQTLGEMYAPVYGGTDENGNYVDNEGRPINASYPLNLWQPVGNGLPDGELGFTNTFVYKNFDLNFLLRSVFGHTLYNSYRGFYENRDAASNTWNSVTTSKTPFVTQPPTFSSLYVEDASFIRLDNITLGYNLNKVGNIFSNVRIYATGQNLFTITNYTGIDPEVRYTDAEQGGLNASLAPGIERRNTYFTTRTFTFGVNLTIK from the coding sequence ATGAATAATTTTTACCTATTCATACGGAGTTGTTTCATGGCCATTTTATTGGTCGGCAGCTTTTCTTCATACGCGCAACAGCGCGTTACGGGTAGGGTCACATCATCTGATGACAATTCACCAATACCCGGTGTAAACGTTCTCGAAAAAGGAACCAGTAATGGTACTGCAACCGATGCAAATGGAAACTACTCTTTAAACGTTTCTGCCAATGCTACGTTAGTATTTTCTTTTGTTGGCTATGCTTCTTCCGAAGTGGCCGTTGGTGGTCGCTCGCAAGTAGATGTTTCACTGACCTCAGACGTAATGTCATTGTCTGAAGTGGTTGTGATTGGTTATGGCTCACAGGAGAAAAAGGAAATCAACAGTGCCGTGGCCAGTATCAGTCCAAAAGAATTTAACCGTGGTAACGTTACTACGCCTACTCAGTTACTCCAGGGAAAAGTAGCGGGTCTTTCGGTAGTGCGTCCGGGAGGCGACCCTAACCAATCGCAAACCCTACGCTTAAGAGGTGTTACAACCTTCGGTGCCAGTTCAGAGCCGCTTATAGTTTTGGACGGTGTAGTGGGTGTTTCGCTGGATAACGTTGACCCCAACGATGTGGCATCAATTGACGTTTTAAAGGACGGATCTGCTGCCGCCATTTACGGTGCACGTGCTTCCGGTGGTGTGATTCTGATTACCACAAAAAGTGGTAAAGGTGGCAGAGGAACCTACACTAATATTGACTATAACGGGTTTGTATCGATTGATAATATTGCTAACAATATTACAGTATTGTCTCCAGAGGAATTTGTTGCCCGTGGCGGACAAGACTTTGGCTCGCGCACAAACTGGTTGAATGAACTTACTCAAACAGGTGTATCTTATACGAATAACGTAAATATTACCGGTGCCAGTGGAGGTACTACTTACTCTGCTTCGGTTAATTATCGTAACAACCAAGGTATTGTAAAGGGCGTTGACTTTCAGCGTTGGAATACACGTTTAAATTTTGGTCAGGAAGCTTTGGATGGAAAACTCCGTTTTAATGTTAACCTGGCATATAATGACAGAAAGCAAGAATCTATTAACATGGCAGCTTTTCGATATGCGGTTATCTACAACCCAACCGCACCTATTTTTGACAATGAAAACTCTGCGGCCGATGGTGGTTATTTCCAACAAAATTTATTCGATTTTTATAATCCTGTAGCACTAAGCAAACAGCAGCAATTTGTTGGAGAAAGAACAAATTCATTAACGAATTACCGGATTGATTACGATATAATTGAAAATCTTACCGCTTCCATTAACTATTCAAGAAACAGGGAAACGGGAATCGATGGGGCGTTCTATAGCATTTATGATTGGTTAGAGGGTTTTGGAACTCGTGGTTCGGCCAGACGTTCAGTGTTTGATAATAAGAACGACCTGTTCGAAATTACGGCCAAATACAACCGTAAGTTCGGGAACGATTTGAACGCTGAATTTTTAGGGGGTTGGGCTTCTCAAAAGAGAAGTTATGAGGGTTTTAACCAACGTGTAAACCGGTTTTTATATGACTTCCAAAGTTTCAGGAACCTTGCCTGGGGATCAACCCGAGACGGTGTTAACACACAAGCTGATGGATATTATTCTGAAGACGTTTTATTGTCTGGTTTTGGACGTGTGAACTTAAATTACAAAGGCAGCTACTTCTTTTCAGCAAGTTTGCGCTCTGAATCATGGAGCGGTTTCGGTTCACAGGAAAAGACAGGTCTTTTCCCTGCCGCCAGTGGTGGTGTAACGATTTCTGATTTGGTCGATCTCGGGCCTGTAAGTAATTTGAAAGCCCGTATCTCTTATGGAAAAACGGGTTCACTTCCGCCATTCTCTGATCTGGCTTTGCCGGTATTGGTTCCCGGGGGTATTGTAGACCTTGATGGAAATCCGTTAACGACAAACGATCGATTTGTAACAGCTCGCCAAGCCCGCGATCCAAACCCAACATTAAAGTGGGAAGAGAAGACCGAAATAAACTATGGTATTGATTTCGGTTTCTTTGGTAATCGACTAACCGGTTCAGTTGAGTACTATACGCGTAGTATAGATGACCTTCTGTTTGAAGTAGATATTCCACAAGGCGCACCAAATCCATTTGATGCTTCACAACCTGCCAATGTTGTGGGTCGTGCATGGGCAAACATTGGTAAGATAAAGTCATCAGGGTTTGAATTTTCAGTATCCTATAATGAGTTGAACATTGGCCCGGTAAAGTGGACTCCAAATTTGAATTTTACACTTTACACCAGGCCAACTATTGAGCAGTTTAGTGTAGGTGATTTGGGCTTTTCTGAAATTCGTTTATCCACACCGGGCTCTCCTGGACAAAACAACAACCCTATTGTTTGGAACCGTCCTGGCCAAACACTGGGTGAAATGTACGCCCCTGTTTATGGCGGAACAGATGAAAATGGAAATTATGTCGATAACGAAGGGCGGCCAATAAATGCATCCTACCCATTAAATTTGTGGCAACCCGTTGGTAACGGCCTTCCTGACGGTGAACTTGGTTTTACCAACACGTTTGTTTATAAAAACTTTGATTTAAACTTTTTGTTACGTAGTGTGTTCGGTCATACATTGTATAATAGCTATCGTGGGTTCTATGAAAACCGGGATGCGGCTTCCAATACTTGGAACAGCGTAACTACTTCCAAAACACCTTTCGTTACACAGCCCCCAACATTCTCTTCCCTTTATGTTGAAGATGCATCGTTCATCCGCTTGGACAATATTACACTGGGTTATAACCTGAACAAGGTGGGTAACATTTTCTCCAATGTGAGGATTTATGCAACCGGTCAGAATTTATTTACTATAACTAACTATACCGGAATTGACCCTGAAGTAAGGTATACCGATGCTGAACAGGGTGGCTTGAATGCATCTTTGGCACCCGGTATTGAGAGGAGAAACACGTACTTTACCACTCGTACGTTTACATTTGGCGTTAATTTGACTATTAAATAA
- a CDS encoding RagB/SusD family nutrient uptake outer membrane protein — protein sequence MRKEKLNLKVAFVALVLVAVVGCEAPDQNVFSAIPESVQRTTTDPIALAAVAQSAYVPLIGTWGGHNSLWSLHEISSDEMVIAQKGADWEDGGQWIRVHRHQYLPTEESIGNGWAYCYSSIATINNLLKTLGTNPLLRSEFEALRAMVYLWLLDAYGNVPIITETTTDTTPDTKTRQEVFNFVETSILTNLDNLRKARTYGTMNWYVAQCVLAKLYLNAGIYTGTPRWADAAAAAQEVISSGVYSLETNFFRNFQANNAGSVENIFILNYDEVNAGGFNLAQMTGHYLTQETFNLQQQPWNGYASLEEFYNSFSDGDARKGSFLVGPQFSAVGVRLIDGSAEPTDPDGPPLTFTPEINMLAPNSFRQAGARVGKFEFQTGAAPNLSNDFPIFRYADVLLMRAEALWRQTPGSAEALSLVNQVRARAGVAPLAALTADDLLAERGREMFAEGYRRSDLIRFGKYNAAWWEKPVSDPSKNIFPIPQNQILVNTGLVQNPGY from the coding sequence ATGAGAAAGGAAAAATTAAACTTAAAAGTAGCCTTTGTAGCTTTGGTTCTAGTTGCAGTTGTGGGGTGCGAGGCTCCTGATCAGAATGTATTCAGCGCTATACCTGAGTCTGTTCAACGGACAACGACAGATCCAATTGCCTTGGCCGCGGTAGCACAAAGTGCTTACGTACCGTTAATCGGTACCTGGGGAGGGCATAACTCCCTATGGTCGCTTCATGAAATTTCATCCGATGAAATGGTTATAGCCCAAAAGGGTGCCGACTGGGAAGATGGTGGTCAGTGGATACGCGTTCACCGTCATCAGTACCTGCCTACAGAGGAATCTATAGGTAATGGCTGGGCATATTGCTATTCGTCAATCGCTACAATAAATAACTTGTTGAAGACCTTGGGAACTAACCCATTGTTACGTTCTGAATTTGAAGCGCTAAGAGCTATGGTTTATTTATGGTTGCTTGATGCTTATGGGAATGTACCCATTATTACAGAAACGACAACAGATACAACCCCTGATACAAAGACTCGTCAGGAAGTGTTCAACTTTGTAGAGACAAGTATCTTAACCAATTTGGATAATCTGCGTAAAGCACGCACGTATGGTACTATGAATTGGTATGTGGCTCAATGTGTGTTGGCCAAACTGTATCTTAATGCCGGTATTTATACTGGTACTCCTCGATGGGCCGATGCTGCTGCCGCTGCGCAAGAAGTAATTTCAAGTGGTGTTTATTCATTGGAGACAAATTTCTTCCGGAATTTCCAAGCAAATAATGCAGGTTCAGTTGAGAATATATTCATTCTTAACTATGATGAAGTTAACGCTGGTGGGTTTAACCTTGCACAAATGACAGGCCACTACTTAACGCAAGAAACCTTCAATTTACAGCAACAACCGTGGAACGGTTATGCAAGCCTAGAAGAATTTTATAATTCGTTTTCTGACGGTGATGCGCGTAAAGGAAGTTTTCTGGTTGGCCCGCAATTTAGTGCTGTCGGTGTTCGACTTATTGATGGAAGTGCAGAACCAACCGATCCAGACGGCCCTCCTTTAACGTTTACTCCTGAAATCAATATGCTTGCGCCAAACAGTTTCCGTCAGGCAGGTGCACGTGTAGGCAAATTTGAGTTTCAAACGGGTGCTGCGCCAAATTTAAGTAACGATTTCCCGATTTTCCGTTATGCTGATGTGCTGTTAATGCGCGCTGAAGCGTTATGGAGGCAAACCCCTGGTAGTGCTGAAGCCTTGTCGTTAGTTAATCAGGTTCGAGCCCGTGCAGGTGTTGCTCCGTTGGCAGCGCTTACGGCAGATGATTTGTTGGCGGAACGGGGTCGCGAAATGTTCGCGGAGGGTTATCGCAGGTCAGACTTAATCCGCTTTGGCAAGTATAATGCCGCTTGGTGGGAGAAACCTGTTTCCGATCCATCCAAGAATATTTTCCCGATACCACAAAACCAGATTCTAGTAAATACAGGTTTAGTTCAAAATCCTGGATATTGA
- a CDS encoding SusF/SusE family outer membrane protein: protein MKRKLYSLFLLLLAIPLFNACDNGFADTEIFDSPPIMSFESPGALFLDGTDIIINLTDGANEGVSRSPLQTFSYKLLENDSITVVEEATVSVSGLSAQVKRPFTSDLVVNNFYWLISTATDTKGNFTRDVRRFQVRQNFDLVGLIGSATPGGWGADTPMTRNSANPALWEIETVTLTANEAKFRANGGWAINWGASAFPSGTGTQDGPNIPIAEAGVYKVSINIISGNYSFVKK, encoded by the coding sequence ATGAAAAGAAAACTTTACAGTCTATTTCTGCTTCTGTTGGCCATCCCATTATTTAACGCTTGCGATAATGGTTTCGCTGATACTGAAATTTTTGATTCACCCCCAATTATGAGCTTCGAGAGCCCTGGGGCGCTTTTCCTTGATGGAACCGACATCATTATTAACCTAACGGATGGTGCTAACGAGGGTGTGTCAAGGTCGCCCCTTCAGACGTTCTCCTATAAATTATTGGAAAATGACTCAATAACAGTTGTCGAGGAGGCTACTGTTTCGGTTTCAGGATTATCTGCCCAAGTTAAACGGCCATTTACCTCTGATCTCGTAGTAAATAACTTCTATTGGCTGATTTCGACAGCAACCGATACAAAAGGTAATTTCACACGTGATGTTCGTAGGTTCCAGGTTCGACAAAACTTCGATCTTGTAGGGCTAATTGGTTCAGCAACTCCTGGAGGCTGGGGGGCCGATACCCCAATGACGAGGAATTCCGCTAATCCCGCCCTCTGGGAAATTGAGACGGTTACGCTTACTGCTAACGAAGCCAAGTTCAGGGCAAATGGAGGTTGGGCGATTAACTGGGGCGCAAGTGCTTTTCCATCAGGTACTGGTACTCAAGACGGACCAAACATCCCTATTGCTGAAGCAGGAGTTTACAAAGTGTCTATAAACATTATCTCGGGTAATTACTCCTTTGTTAAAAAATAA